The following is a genomic window from Shewanella avicenniae.
GCCAGAAATCTATAATATTGCATCGCTCTATGGCAAAACGATCGCGATTCCCGCCGGTTGGACCATTATCAAATATATCAAGCAGGCATATCCACAGATCCAAGTTATAGAGGTCGATTCTACCGCGAGCGTGCTGCGTGCTGTTGCAAGTGGCGAGGTGTTTGGAGGGATTGATTCTGGCGCAGTATTGCAATACGAAGCCGCGAACTACTTTATTCAAGGCTTGAAATATCAAACCCAGATCGATTTACGCCAACTCGGTGTTCCGAGTGAGTTGCACTTAGTGTTACAGCCGCAATATGCTGAATTAATGCCCATCGTCAATCGCGCAATTTCGGCTGTCAATGAGCGCTATAAAAGTTACTTAACAGGCAGATGGATATCGGGCACATGGGGGCAGGAGACTTCAACTACTGTGCCCTATGCGCAGATAATCAAAATGGCGAATTCTCCTCAGCAGTTGGGCACGTTACAGCAGTTTAAGGAGCAAAATAAGGAATTCTTTATCTACGTTACCTCGGTGGATAAAAGTGATAGCTATCAGCATTATTTGGCACTGTTGCTACCTCGTAAACAGTTATTAGCTGATGCGCTACAACGGATTTTATTTTCACTGATGATTACCTTTTCCATGTTGATACTGTTGAGTCCGCTGTCGTGGTTGTTCTCATCACCGATTGTTTTACCTATTAAACGCTTGGCGGATGAAAGTAGCAAAATTAAACAGCGTCAATACGATCAAGTCGCAGTGCCGAGCAGTCGGATTATTGAAATCGACGAACTTGGGCAATCAATTGCTGAAATGTCTTTGTCGATTCAACAACAAGAACGCAGCCAACAAGAGTTGCTCGATGCCTTTATTCAACTTATTGCCCAAGCGATTGACTATAAATCACCTTATACCGCTGGGCACTGCCTGAGGGTTCCTGAATTGGCACTGATGATGGTGCGACGGGCAAACGCCTCGAATGAAGCGCCATTTGCAGATTTTAGCTTCACTTCAGACAAGGAATGGCGTGAATTTAAGGTGGGTGCTTGGTTACATGATTGCGGCAAGATTATTACCCCAGAGCATATTGTTGATAAGGGGTCAAAACTTGAAACCATCTATAACCGAATTCATGAAGTGCGGATGCGCTTTGAAGTGCTTTTGCGCGATGCGGATATCGATTTCTACAAGCAGGTGGCGAATCAACCAGAAAAACAAGCGGAATTAGCGCAGCAACGTGAGCAGAAACGTGCTCAACTAATTGATGATTTTGAATTTGTTGCTAAGTGTAACGTAGGTGATGAATTGTTAAGCGAGCGCGACAAAATTCGCTTAAAGCAGATCGCTACACAAAAGTGGACGCGCAATTTGAGCGATCGGCTCGGTCTATCGCCACTTGAAGAACGCATCTATTCTGAAGTTTCACCGACGGAGATACTTCCCGTTCAAGAGCCATTGCTGGCGGATAAGCTAATTCATAAAGTGCCGCGGCATCACAGCGTTGAGTATCCTGAGCATCTGGGGATCAAGATGGAAGTGCCAACCTTGCTGTATAACCACGGTGAGTTGCATAACTTGATGATTGAACGCGGTACGCTGACCGCTGAAGATCGCTTCAAAATTAATGAGCATATTATCAGCACTATTCAGATGTTGGATAACTTGCCTTTCCCTGCGGATATGGCCAAAGTGCCACGCTATGCCTCAACCCACCACGAGACCCTTGATGGCCGTGGTTATCCACGTAAGCTAATGGCTGAGCAGTTGTCGATTCCTGAAAGGATCATGGTGTTGGCTGATATTTTTGAGGCGCTTACCGCCAGCGACCGGCCGTACAAGAAAGCTAAAACTGTCAGTGGATCGATTAAGATTTTGTACCAGATGGTAAAAGACGGCCATGTGGATGCCGATGTATTTAAGTTGTTTTTGAGTTCGGGGATCTATCTGGAATATGCACGCCGTTATCTCGATCCATCGCAGATAGACTTAGTGGACATTGAGCGTTATATGGACGCTGCATGGCAGCCGCAAGAGAGTTAATCTCCGCCAACGTGTGCCGTAAATCAATCAGAAAAGAGGAAGCCAAGGCTTCCTCTTTTGCATTATCAGCGGTGGAGATTAGAACTTGTACGCGACTGACAGTTTGATATTGCGCCCTGGCTCATAGTCGTCTAATTGCAGCAGGCCAAACACCGGATGATTGGTAACCCCTGTGCGTGATGCGTGGGATACATACAGGGTATCAAACAGGTTTTCGACGCCTAGGGTAACGTTGAGGTTGTAGTTAAATACTGCAGGTTCCCACACGGCGGTGATGTTATGTAACTGATAACCGGCTTTTTCACCTTCAGCGAAGGTTTTTTGCCACTGCCAGCGCAGCTCTAAATCTTGTGAAGTAACAAAGTACTTGAAGGTCACGGTTGCACTATCGCCCACTTCACGATCCAACGGTTCGCCACCCGTTGCACCATCGTCATGGACTTTTGAATCAGAGCTAGCGTACGTTACCAAGGTAGAGAATTCGTTCAGTGCATAGAAAGCACTGGCTTCATAACCGTGGATCTTCACTTTACCGATGTTTTGATCCCACTCCATACAGTTACGGCCAGTACAGTCATCGAGTGGGTAGTCTACTGCTTCAATGTAATCATCGATTTGAGTTTGAAACGCGGTGAAGCCAAGACGTATTTCATCAGCACCCAGCACGTTAGCGCCATTGTAGCGAATACCTGCTTCACTGTTGCGTCCGGTTTCTGGCGCTAGTTCAGGGTTGAGGATTTTACCCGCTTGTTCGTTACTGAAAATCTCCCCCGGTTGCGGCCCTTTAAACAGTTCTGTGGTGCTGGCATGTAGCGTAATATCTTCCGTCAGCGCATATTGCGCCGCCAATGCCGTTTGCCAGTTATCCCAGCTTTGCTGTTCAGGAATGGTTGCAGAAGATTTGCTGTAGTGGTTGAAACGTACCCCCGGCGTTACGATGAGGCCGTTACCGAAGTCGATAGCATCTTCAACAAATACACCCAGATCATCCGCTTGCTCATGACCCAGAGTAATGCCATCTGTGGCGACAGTTTCACTGTCATTATCAATCTTTAACCACTTCACCCCGTAGGTGAATTGGTGAGTCAAGCTCACACTTGTTAGGGCGCTATTGGCGATTAAGGTTAAACCGGAGTTCTTTGAAGTACCGGATGTTTGGTCGCCTTCATAGTCACGCCACAAATCGGATGTGTTTTGATAGAGATCGGCACGCAGGTTAAGCGCTGCACCGAAATCTAATTCATAGTGTGCGCTGATGGTGTCACGGTCATAGTGAGTGTCGTACAGCGGTACATCGCCACCGCCAATAGCGCTGTTGGTGCGCACGCCCATATCAGGACGGGCAGTGTAATCACCATGGTTACGGTAGCTATCGTATTTGAGGGCGAGGCGTTGTTGTTCGTTGATATCCCAACCCAATTTCGCCATCAGGTTGCTGATGGTGCCATCGCTACCCAGCACTTTAATGCCTTCACCGTCTTTAAAGTTATTACGGTTTTGCGTGGTGCCGTAAGCGATAAAGTCGAGGCTATCGGTCAACTGACCATAACCGGTAAACGACAAGTATTCGTTGTTATTGCTGTTGTAACCCAGCAGAACGCGGCCGCCAAAGGCATTTTGACCATCAAGCAGATCGCGCGCTGATTTAGTGCGGAACTCCATTGCACCGCCCAACCCAGAGTGCACGACGGAATTTGAACCCACTTGAATATCAACCGATTCCAAAATATCAGGGTTGATGTTGAGGTTGCCCATGTGGTGAAACATGCTGTTATTTTGTGAAGCACCGTCGATCAAAATCTCTAGATCGGTGTCGTCGAGACCGCGCACGTTAATCCGTTGGTTGAGTGAGTGGGTACCGCCCACATCAACACCGGGAATTTCTCTTAACAAATCACTTAAATGATCGGCCTGCTTTGAGGCAATTGCTGACTCATCGACATAAACCGATGAGCTAGTGACCTTGGTTCCCC
Proteins encoded in this region:
- a CDS encoding HD domain-containing phosphohydrolase, which produces MLNLRSSMGKIHFSIQVTVVSVFIFATFLTAIVALSLQYHFSLSLSKDNIEQSFRHFGEDVGRALKQFDTEASSTVRILAKQERATSLAEFPKERQEIFGEFLRANSMFYSIYVGFDDGDMFQLINLDSAPIIRKSFAAEAEDRWILSTVTDVDGQRLQQLNYMNDTFELRHSKTLPSSYFANKRLWYQQARQDSVHKTEPYQLRDIQASGQTYSLKTATGKAVFGVAILIDSIQEYFERVMDDEHMQAFIFHPSGNLVTSINTHYEIPPLASMPPLNWSAEEQAILAKYPRLKVSNERSWSPIDFSISGIPKGYSIDFLTLMAQAMGVQLSYVNGVGWNDILSLFAHQDIDMLQSTNKSQSNESLGLFSTPYLDLPYLLVTNDQQPEIYNIASLYGKTIAIPAGWTIIKYIKQAYPQIQVIEVDSTASVLRAVASGEVFGGIDSGAVLQYEAANYFIQGLKYQTQIDLRQLGVPSELHLVLQPQYAELMPIVNRAISAVNERYKSYLTGRWISGTWGQETSTTVPYAQIIKMANSPQQLGTLQQFKEQNKEFFIYVTSVDKSDSYQHYLALLLPRKQLLADALQRILFSLMITFSMLILLSPLSWLFSSPIVLPIKRLADESSKIKQRQYDQVAVPSSRIIEIDELGQSIAEMSLSIQQQERSQQELLDAFIQLIAQAIDYKSPYTAGHCLRVPELALMMVRRANASNEAPFADFSFTSDKEWREFKVGAWLHDCGKIITPEHIVDKGSKLETIYNRIHEVRMRFEVLLRDADIDFYKQVANQPEKQAELAQQREQKRAQLIDDFEFVAKCNVGDELLSERDKIRLKQIATQKWTRNLSDRLGLSPLEERIYSEVSPTEILPVQEPLLADKLIHKVPRHHSVEYPEHLGIKMEVPTLLYNHGELHNLMIERGTLTAEDRFKINEHIISTIQMLDNLPFPADMAKVPRYASTHHETLDGRGYPRKLMAEQLSIPERIMVLADIFEALTASDRPYKKAKTVSGSIKILYQMVKDGHVDADVFKLFLSSGIYLEYARRYLDPSQIDLVDIERYMDAAWQPQES
- a CDS encoding TonB-dependent receptor domain-containing protein, whose amino-acid sequence is MKKRYLACLIASTLTHTAWADDDNLERLQVWGTKVTSSSVYVDESAIASKQADHLSDLLREIPGVDVGGTHSLNQRINVRGLDDTDLEILIDGASQNNSMFHHMGNLNINPDILESVDIQVGSNSVVHSGLGGAMEFRTKSARDLLDGQNAFGGRVLLGYNSNNNEYLSFTGYGQLTDSLDFIAYGTTQNRNNFKDGEGIKVLGSDGTISNLMAKLGWDINEQQRLALKYDSYRNHGDYTARPDMGVRTNSAIGGGDVPLYDTHYDRDTISAHYELDFGAALNLRADLYQNTSDLWRDYEGDQTSGTSKNSGLTLIANSALTSVSLTHQFTYGVKWLKIDNDSETVATDGITLGHEQADDLGVFVEDAIDFGNGLIVTPGVRFNHYSKSSATIPEQQSWDNWQTALAAQYALTEDITLHASTTELFKGPQPGEIFSNEQAGKILNPELAPETGRNSEAGIRYNGANVLGADEIRLGFTAFQTQIDDYIEAVDYPLDDCTGRNCMEWDQNIGKVKIHGYEASAFYALNEFSTLVTYASSDSKVHDDGATGGEPLDREVGDSATVTFKYFVTSQDLELRWQWQKTFAEGEKAGYQLHNITAVWEPAVFNYNLNVTLGVENLFDTLYVSHASRTGVTNHPVFGLLQLDDYEPGRNIKLSVAYKF